One region of Balaenoptera ricei isolate mBalRic1 chromosome 5, mBalRic1.hap2, whole genome shotgun sequence genomic DNA includes:
- the LOC132366124 gene encoding matrin-3-like has product MGRGPGPLQERSLFEKKRGAPPSSNIEDFHGLLPKGYPHLCSICDLPVHSNKEWSQHINGASHSRRCQLLLEIYPEWNPDNDTGHTMGDPFMLQQSTNPAPGILGPPPPSFHLGGPAVGPRGNLGAGNGNLQGPRHMQKGRVETSRVVHIMDFQRGKNLRYQLLQLVEPFGVISNHLILNKINEAFIEMATTEDAQAAVDYYTTTPALVFGKPVRVHLSQKYKRIKKPEGKPDQKFDQKQELGRVIHLSNLPHSGYSDSAVLKLAEPYGKIKNYILMRMKSQAFIEMETREDAMAMVDHCLKKALWFQGRCVKVDLSEKYKKLVLRIPNRGIDLLKKDKSRKRSYSPDGKESPSDKKSKTDGSQKTESTTEGKEQEEKSGEDGEKDTKDDQAEQEPNMLLESEDELLVDEEEAAALLESGSSVGDETDLANLGDVASDGKKEPSDKVVKKDANASASATAKKKLKKVDKIEELDQENEAALENGIKNEENTEPGAESAENADDPNKDTSENADGQSDENKEDYTIPDEYRIGPYQPNVPVGIDYVIPKTGFYCKLCSLFYTNEEVAKNTHCSSLPHYQKLKKFLNKLAEERRQKKEA; this is encoded by the coding sequence ATGGGACGTGGTCCTGGCCCCTTACAAGAGAGATCTCTCTTTGAGAAAAAGAGGGGCGCTCCTCCAAGTAGCAATATTGAAGACTTCCATGGACTCTTACCGAAGGGTTATCCCCATCTGTGCTCTATATGTGATTTGCCAGTTCATTCTAATAAGGAGTGGAGTCAACATATCAATGGAGCAAGTCACAGTCGTCGATGCCAGCTTCTTCTTGAAATCTACCCAGAATGGAATCCTGACAATGATACAGGACACACGATGGGTGATCCATTCATGTTGCAGCAATCTACAAACCCAGCACCAGGAATTCTGGGACCTCCGCCTCCCTCATTTCATCTTGGGGGACCAGCAGTTGGACCAAGAGGAAATCTGGGTGCTGGAAATGGAAACCTGCAAGGACCAAGACACATGCAAAAGGGCAGAGTGGAAACTAGCCGAGTTGTTCACATCATGGATTTCCAGCGAGGGAAAAACTTGAGATATCAACTATTACAGCTGGTGGAACCATTTGGAGTTATTTCAAATCATCtgattctaaataaaattaatgaggCATTTATTGAAATGGCAACCACAGAAGATGCTCAGGCTGCAGTGGATTATTATACAACCACACCAGCATTAGTATTTGGCAAGCCAGTGAGAGTTCATTTATCCCAGaagtataaaagaataaagaaacctGAAGGGAAACCAGACCAGAAGTTTGATCAAAAACAAGAGCTTGGACGTGTGATACATCTCAGCAATTTACCTCATTCTGGCTATTCTGACAGTGCTGTCCTCAAGCTTGCTGAGCCTTATGGGAAAATTAAGAATTATATACTGATGAGGATGAAAAGTCAGGCCTTTATTGAGATGGAGACCAGAGAAGATGCAATGGCAATGGTTGACCACTGTTTGAAAAAGGCCCTTTGGTTTCAAGGGAGATGTGTAAAAGTTGACCtgtctgaaaaatacaaaaaattggtACTCAGGATTCCCAACAGAGGCATTGACTTACTGAAAAAAGATAAGTCCCGGAAAAGATCTTACTCTCCAGATGGCAAAGAATCTCCAAGTGATAAGAAATCCAAAACTGATGGTTCCCAGAAGACTGAAAGTACAACCGAAGGTaaagaacaagaagagaaatCAGGAGAAGATGGTGAAAAAGATACAAAGGATGACCAGGCAGAACAAGAACCTAACATGCTTCTTGAATCTGAAGATGAGCTACTTGTAGATGAAGAAGAAGCAGCAGCACTGCTAGAAAGTGGCAGTTCAGTGGGAGATGAGACAGATCTTGCTAATTTAGGGGATGTGGCATCTGATGGGAAAAAGGAACCTTCAGACAAAGTTGTGAAAAAAGATGCAAATGCGAGTGCTTCAGCAACTGCGAAGAAAAAGCTTAAAAAGGTGGACAAGATCGAGGAACTTGACCAAGAAAATGAAGCAGCGTtggaaaatggaattaaaaatgaggaaaatacagaACCAGGTGCTGAATCTGCTGAGAATGCTGATGATCCCAACAAAGATACAAGTGAAAACGCAGATGGCCAAAGTGATGAAAACAAGGAGGACTATACAATCCCAGATGAGTATAGAATTGGACCATATCAGCCCAATGTTCCTGTTGGTATAGACTATGTGATACCTAAAACAGGGTTTTACTGTAAGCTGTGTTCACTCTTTTATACAAATGAAGAAGTTGCAAAGAATACTCATTGCAGCAGCCTTCCTCAttatcagaaattaaagaaatttctGAATAAATTGGCAGAAGAACGCAGGCAGAAGAAGGAAGCTTAA